A DNA window from Candidatus Protochlamydia naegleriophila contains the following coding sequences:
- the gnd gene encoding decarboxylating NADP(+)-dependent phosphogluconate dehydrogenase, which translates to MAEADIGLIGLAVMGQNLVLNMNDHGYTVAVYNRTTSKVDEFLEGTAKGTRVIGTHSLQELIHSLKRPRRVMLMVKAGEPVDDFITQCLPYLEAGDIIIDGGNSLFTDTNRRCKELKDKGIIFIGTGISGGEEGARHGPSIMPGGNPDGWPHVKDIFQSISAKVDGEPCCDWVGDDGAGHYVKMVHNGIEYGDMQLISEAYYMLKQALKLNQKELYTVFANWNKGDLDSYLIEITSKIFDVNDTDGQPLVDKILDVAGQKGTGKWTVINALDLGMPLTLIGEAVFARCLSALKDERVEASQLLQGPEEKFEGNREEFINAIRQALYSSKIISYAQGFMLMQQAATDYEWKLNYGAIALMWRGGCIIRSQFLGKIKEAFNHNPKLKNLLLDSYFLKELQERQKGWRTVVAKSAELGIPAPCFSTALAFYDGYRTAQLPANLLQAQRDFFGAHTYERLDKPRGQYFHTDWAGTGGKVSSGSYNA; encoded by the coding sequence ATGGCAGAAGCAGATATTGGTTTGATAGGCTTAGCAGTGATGGGGCAAAACCTCGTCCTCAATATGAATGATCATGGTTATACGGTTGCTGTTTATAACCGCACTACTTCTAAGGTAGATGAATTTTTGGAAGGGACCGCTAAGGGTACACGTGTGATTGGTACCCACTCCCTACAGGAATTGATCCACTCACTGAAACGGCCCCGTCGCGTCATGTTGATGGTTAAAGCGGGAGAGCCGGTCGACGACTTCATCACACAGTGCCTTCCCTATCTGGAAGCTGGCGATATCATCATTGATGGCGGCAATAGCCTCTTTACCGATACCAATCGACGCTGTAAAGAGTTAAAAGACAAGGGAATCATCTTCATCGGAACAGGGATTTCTGGAGGAGAAGAGGGCGCTCGCCACGGCCCCTCCATCATGCCAGGCGGCAACCCTGATGGCTGGCCTCATGTAAAAGACATTTTTCAGTCTATCAGTGCAAAGGTGGATGGCGAACCTTGCTGCGATTGGGTAGGAGATGATGGTGCTGGGCACTATGTCAAGATGGTGCATAACGGCATCGAATATGGTGACATGCAGCTCATTTCCGAAGCTTATTACATGCTAAAGCAGGCCCTTAAGCTCAATCAAAAAGAGCTTTACACGGTTTTTGCGAATTGGAATAAGGGCGACTTAGATAGCTACTTGATTGAGATTACCTCTAAAATTTTTGATGTCAATGATACTGATGGTCAGCCGCTCGTCGACAAAATTTTGGATGTAGCCGGACAAAAAGGGACTGGAAAGTGGACGGTTATCAATGCTTTAGATTTAGGCATGCCTTTGACGTTGATTGGCGAGGCTGTTTTTGCCCGCTGCTTGTCGGCCCTAAAGGATGAACGTGTAGAAGCCAGCCAGCTCTTGCAAGGGCCGGAAGAGAAGTTTGAAGGCAATCGTGAAGAGTTTATCAACGCCATTCGCCAGGCGCTCTACTCCTCTAAGATTATTAGCTATGCGCAAGGATTCATGTTGATGCAGCAGGCAGCTACAGACTATGAATGGAAACTCAACTACGGAGCCATCGCCTTGATGTGGCGTGGAGGATGCATCATCCGCAGCCAATTCCTTGGAAAGATTAAAGAGGCCTTTAATCACAACCCCAAACTCAAGAACTTGTTGCTCGATAGCTATTTCTTGAAAGAGCTTCAAGAGAGACAGAAAGGCTGGAGAACCGTTGTAGCGAAATCGGCCGAGTTGGGGATACCCGCGCCTTGTTTCAGTACAGCTCTTGCCTTTTACGATGGCTACCGTACGGCCCAATTGCCAGCCAATCTCTTGCAGGCGCAAAGAGACTTTTTCGGTGCACACACGTATGAACGCCTTGATAAGCCGCGAGGCCAATATTTTCATACTGACTGGGCCGGAACGGGTGGAAAAGTGAGTTCGGGGTCTTATAACGCGTAA
- a CDS encoding APC family permease: MSLWRTKSLEFLTEEANSGDQKLERKLGAFSLILLGVGAIIGAGLFSITGIAAAENAGPAIVLSFLLASLGCVFAGLCFSELAAMIPVAGGAYSYTYATLGEFVAWIIGWALILEYAAGAAVVSISWSAYVVSFLQGLNIHLPTALLASPWQPTHLPDGTEVYGWINLPPLLIIALLSGLLIVGIDKSAKVNAILVAIKVAVVLLFIGVGFGYVQEDNYKPFIPPNTGGFGEFGWSGIMRAAGVVFLAYIGFDAVSTAAQEVKRPQRNLPIGIIGSLGICTVLYVLFALVLVGLVHYTELNVAAPVAAAINKTPFLWLNGLIKLAIIAGLTSVILVLLLGQSRIFFTMSKDGLLPPFFSIVHPRYHTPWVSSLFLMVLVGLFAAFAPLSLVGHLTSIGTLLAFAIVCVSVIVLRKTHPDWERPFKTPFVPLIPLFGILTCMVLMFSLGWASWARLAVWILIGLAVYFLYGKQNSHLAKFE, encoded by the coding sequence ATGAGTTTGTGGAGAACCAAGTCGTTAGAGTTTTTGACTGAAGAGGCCAATAGCGGCGATCAAAAACTTGAGCGCAAGCTTGGCGCCTTCAGCCTTATTTTATTGGGTGTTGGGGCCATCATCGGTGCCGGACTCTTTTCGATCACTGGCATTGCAGCGGCCGAAAATGCAGGCCCTGCCATCGTTCTTTCCTTCCTCTTGGCATCGCTTGGATGTGTCTTTGCTGGGCTTTGCTTTAGCGAACTAGCCGCAATGATCCCCGTCGCTGGGGGCGCCTATTCTTATACCTATGCGACGTTGGGTGAGTTCGTTGCCTGGATCATCGGGTGGGCGCTGATTCTCGAATATGCGGCTGGTGCGGCCGTTGTATCGATCAGCTGGTCGGCATATGTCGTCTCTTTTTTGCAAGGCCTCAACATTCATTTGCCAACGGCCCTTTTGGCTTCCCCCTGGCAACCGACGCATTTACCAGATGGAACCGAAGTCTATGGCTGGATCAATCTTCCGCCGTTGCTAATCATCGCGCTGCTTTCTGGTCTCTTAATTGTCGGAATCGATAAGTCAGCCAAGGTCAATGCTATTTTAGTCGCTATTAAAGTAGCCGTAGTTCTGCTTTTTATCGGTGTGGGCTTTGGCTACGTCCAAGAAGACAACTACAAACCCTTCATTCCACCCAATACGGGGGGCTTTGGAGAGTTCGGCTGGAGCGGAATCATGCGCGCCGCCGGAGTCGTTTTTCTGGCTTACATCGGATTCGATGCCGTCTCGACGGCGGCCCAGGAAGTTAAGCGCCCCCAAAGAAATTTGCCCATTGGAATCATTGGCTCACTGGGGATTTGCACGGTCTTATACGTACTCTTTGCTCTCGTCTTAGTGGGATTGGTCCACTATACTGAACTTAATGTGGCAGCTCCTGTTGCCGCTGCGATCAATAAGACCCCCTTCCTTTGGCTCAATGGGTTAATCAAACTAGCCATCATCGCAGGGTTGACGTCGGTCATTCTCGTCTTATTGCTTGGCCAGTCGCGTATCTTTTTTACCATGTCCAAGGATGGCCTTTTACCTCCTTTCTTTTCCATTGTCCATCCTCGTTATCATACGCCATGGGTTTCAAGCTTATTTTTGATGGTGTTGGTCGGATTATTTGCCGCCTTTGCGCCTTTGTCTCTGGTTGGGCATCTCACGAGTATTGGAACCCTGCTCGCCTTTGCTATCGTATGCGTAAGTGTGATTGTTTTGCGCAAAACCCACCCTGATTGGGAGCGCCCCTTTAAAACACCGTTTGTTCCTCTCATCCCTTTATTTGGAATTTTGACTTGTATGGTGTTAATGTTTTCTCTCGGGTGGGCCAGCTGGGCTCGCTTAGCGGTTTGGATTTTAATTGGACTTGCCGTCTATTTTCTCTATGGCAAGCAGAATAGCCATTTAGCAAAATTTGAGTGA